Part of the Azoarcus sp. KH32C genome, AGGCGTTCAGCCATAGGTCGGCGTCTGCGCCGCGGCGCCGCCGACGAGCGCGAAGAACTCGCGACGCGTCGTCGCGTTCTCGCGGAAGGCGCCGAGCATGCGGCTCGTGATCATCGCGACACCCGGCTTGTGCACGCCGCGCGTCGTCATGCACTGGTGCGCCGCCTCGATGACGACCGCCACGCCCTTCGGCTGCAGCACCTCCTGCAGCGTGTCGGCGATCTGCACGGTCATCTTTTCCTGGATCTGCAGCCGCTTCGCGTAGGCGTCGACGAGGCGCGCGAGCTTCGAGATGCCGACGACGCGGTGGCGCGGCAAGTAGGCGACGTGCGCGCGGCCGATGATCGGGACCATGTGGTGTTCGCAATAGCTTTCGAAACGCACGTCGCGCAGCACGATCATCTCGTCATAGCCCTCGACCTCCTCGAAGGTGCGGGCGAGCAGCGCCTTGGGATCGACGTCATAGCCGGCGAAGAACTCCTCGTAGGCGCGCACGACGCGGCGCGGCGTGTCGCGCAGGCCTTCGCGCGCCGGATCGTCGCCGGCCCAGCGCAGCAGCGTGCGCACCGCGGCCTCGGCTTCCTTGCGCGTCGGGCGCGGCAAGTCCTTCGCCGCTTTCGCTGTCTTCGGCTGTCGGGGCAGTTTCGCGGGGGATTGGGCGGGCAAAGCTGCGGGTTCGATGGAAGGGGTCGGCATCCAGGCGCCGTCGGTGTCGCGCTCGTCAAGCATGTTCTGTCTCCTGCAACTGCTGATGGGGATGGGGGCGGGTGCCCGCGCGCCGGGCGGGCCAATCCGTGAGAAGTTCGGCGGACGGGGGCCGGCCGAGAAAGGCTTGCGGGCTCGCGCTTGCACCGTAGGCGCCGGACTGGAACACCGCGACGAGGTCGCCGGGCCCGGCGGCCGGCAGTTCGATGTCTTCGGCCCAAGTGTCGTGCGGAGCGCACAGGGGTCCGCAGACGGTCACGCGTTCGGTGGCGCGGTCCTCGGTTGCGCCGATGAGCACGAGCGGGAAATGCAGATGGCGCCGGCCTTCGAGGGCGCCGGTCGCGTGCCAGTGGTGATGGGCGCCGCCGTCCAGAATCAGGAAGACACGGCCGCGCGACTCCTTGCGCTCGACGACGCGTGTCAGGTACAGGCCGGCCTCGCCGACGAGGTAACGGCCGAGTTCGAGCGCAAGGCGCGCATCGGGCAGCACCCGCGCGGCCTCGCGGGCGGTCGCCCGCAGCGCGTCGCCGAGGGCCGGAAGGTTGAGCGGCGCCTCGCCGGGGAAGCAGGGAATGCCGAGCCCGCCGCCGAGATTCAGCAGGCGTACGGGCGCGGGCGCGAAGGGCGCGAGCTCGCAGGCGAGGCGCAAGGTTGCGCGCTGCGCTTCGGCGATCGCGAGCGCATCGAGGCAGCGCGAGCCAGCATAGACATGGAAGCCCTCGAAGGCGAGCGGCAGGCGCCCGATCTCGGCAAGCACCGCGGGCGCGGCTTCGCTGTCGACGCCGAAGCGGCGCGGGCCGCCGCCCATGCGCGCATCGGCCGCGAGGCCGAACGGGGGATTGATGCGCAAGGCGATGCGGGGGCGACGGCCGCCGGCAAGCGCCGCGAGCCGCCGCGCCTCGCCGAGCGATTCGATGACGACGAGCGCGTCCGCGGCGACTGCGGCGGCGAGGTCCTCGTCGCTCTTGCCCGGCCCCGCGACGCTCAGCTTGTGCCCGGCGACGCCGGCGCCGAGCGCGATGCCGATCTCCGCGGCCGACGTGACGTCGCAGCCGTCGACGAGCGGGGCGACGTGCGCGACGACGTCACGGTGCGGGTTCGCCTTCAGCGCGTACAGCAGGGCGAGGCCGGCGGGCAGCTCGTCACGCAGCTCCGCGATCCGGCGCTCGATCAGCGGCGCCGAGTACAGGTACAGCGGCGTGCCGTGGCGTTGCGCGAAAGCTTCGAGCACGGACGCGCCGGAGCCGTCCGCGAGCTGCCAGTCTTGCAGCAAGGCGGGGAGGAAGTCCTTCAAGCCACGGCCGGCCGACGCGACAGCTTCAGGGCGCATCGCCGAGCTCCTCGACGATGCGCCAGCCGCGCTGCGCGGCCTCGGCTCGCAACCTCGGATCGGGCCGCACGGCGACTGCCTCGTCGACGCGGGCAAGCAGCGGCAGGTCGCTCGCCGAATCCGAATAGAAGGTCGAGTGCGCGAGATCGGCCCAGCCGACGCCGAGCCCGGCGAGCCACGCTTCGACGCGCGCCACCTTTTCGGCGCCGTGGCACAGTTCGCCCTCGACCTCGCCGGTGAAACGGCCGTCGCGCACTTCGGCCCGGCTCGACAGCAGGTCGTCGATGCCGAGCAGGCGCGCGAAGGGCGCGGCGACAAAGTCGTTCGTCGCGGTGACGAGGGCGCAGAGGTCGCCGCGCGCGCGATGCGAGGCGACGAGCGCGCGCGCGGCCGCGGGAATCGTCCCGGCGACCGTCGCGGCGAAGGCCTTCCCCCACTCGTCGAGCTCGGCGAGCGAAAAGCGCGCGAGCGGCGCCATTGCGATGCCGTGCAGCAGCCGCACGGGCAGCTCGCCACGCACGTAGCGGCGGCAGCCGTCGAGGTAGCGCTCGGCGACGGCCGCTTCGAGCGCGCCGCGATCGACGAGGAAATGCAGCCAGGCCATCCCGCTGTCGTAGGGGATCAGCGTCAGGTCGAGGTCGAACAGCGCGACCCGCGGGCTGGATTGGGCCGATCGCGCGGCCGCCGTCCTCATGCCGAGTTCGCCACGCGGCGCGGCGCCTCGTCGGCGGCACGCGGCCGACGCTTTGCCGCACGACGCAGCTTCGCAGGCACGGCCGACGCAGGCACCTCGGCATGATCGGCTACCAGCCCGGTCAGGAAACGGGCCTTCAGCGCGCACTCGGCGAATTCCTCGGGCGCCGTGCTGTCGATGACGATTCCCGCGCCGACGCCCATCTGCCCGCGCCGCAGATGGCCGTGGGCCGCGCCGAGTGTCAGCGTGCGGATCGCGACCGACAGGCAGAAGTCCCCGCACGCGGCGTCGCCGCGATCCGAGCGTGGCGCATCAATCCAGCCGATGCTGCCGGTGTAGAGCCCGCGCGGCGTGCTCTCCAACTCGCCGATGAGCTGCATCGTGCGGTGCTTCGGCGCGCCGGTGATCGAGCCGCAGGGAAAGAGCGCGCGCAGGATCGCCGGGAAGCCGACCTCGTCAGGCAGTTCGGCCTCGACCGTGGAGGTCATCTGGAAGACGGTCGTGTAGGGCTCGATCGAGAACAGCGCCGGCACACGCACGCTGCCGACGCGCGCGATGCGGCCCAGGTCGTTCCGCAGCAGATCGACGATCATCAGGTTCTCGGCGCGGTTCTTGATGTCCTCCTCGAGCAGCCGCGCGAGCTCGCTGTCGACTTCGACGACCGGGGCGCGGCGCGACGTACCCTTCATCGGACGCGTGACGAGCCGCCCGCCTTCGTGTCGCAGGAAGAGCTCGGGCGAGCACGACAGCACATGGCTCGGCCCCGGTCCCGGCGGCAGTCCGATGAAGGCGCCGTAGGCGACCGGTTGCCGCTCGCGCAGCCGGCGGTAGAGCGATACCGGCGAACCGAACACGTCGAAGTCGAGGCGGTAGGTGTAATTGACCTGGTAGGTCTCGCCTTCGCCGATCGCGTGGTGGATGCGCGCGATCGCTTCATCGAAGGCCGCGCGGTCAACGCTCGCACGCGGCGCGAGGATAGCCGCCGGCTCGGCGTGATCCGCGTCGTAGGGATAACCGGCGCGACCGTCGACATCCTGTGCGAGCAGCCAGTCCTCGACCTCGGCGGCCGAGAGCTGGGACAGCTCCGCGAAGATGAGCACGCGCAGCGCGCCGCCCTGAGCGGCCGGCCGGGTGTCGACGCCCTGCAGGCGCGCGCCCCATTCGTAATCGGCCAGCACGACCGCGTGGCCCCCGGTGCGCTGGTCACGCTCGACGGCGCGCCAGACGGCGTCGAGCGTCGCGGGATCATCGCAACGATGCTCGCGCACGAAGCCGGTGTAGAGCCGGCTCGTCGGGTGCGTCGCGGTGGCATTGCAGTCGTCGAGCAGGGCAAAGCAGGCCATGGGGGTCTCCTGCGTAGGTTGAGTTGAAGCCGACTTTGCCAACTAAGCCAACATTCGGCGTAGTCGGAACCGACCTTGTTGAGCCTCGCTGCGCTCAACCCAGGCTATCGGTTCCGAAAACCGTGCCGTCGGCCGCGGGTCAGCTCCAGTCGTCCATGTCGTGGCGGATCGTGTGACGGTTGGCGATCAGCTCGTCGACGCTCGGCTCGTTGGCGAGCGCGCGGCGGATCGCGAGCTTCGTCGCCTCATAGTTCGTCCGATACATGTCCTTCTTGTCGAGCTCCGCATGCGTCGCGCAGCGCGGATCGATCCACACCAGGCTGATGATGCACAGGCGGTTCGCCTCTTCGCGCGGGATCACGCCTTCGATCAGGCAATCGACGATGGCGTCCGCGGTCGCCGACTGCACGACGCCGCCGAAGAGCTCGATGTTCGCGCTGTCCTTCAGCGTGACCTTCGGCACCATCATCGTCGCCGGGCGCACCAGCTGGTTGCACGCGCGGATCGCGAACATCGCGGTGTGGCCCTTGCTCTGCGCCATCATGTTCGCAAAGGCCTGGCCGACCGGGCCGTCGGTGCGGCCGATCAGGATCTCCGGCATCGCGTCGGTGTATTGGCCTTCGGCCGCCAGCACGGTCGCTTCGCCGGCGTGAAAGGTGTAGTCGCTCATAAGTACTCCGTGGATAAAAGCTTGGATCAGGCCGGCAGCAGCCATTCGCCCTTGCCGTCCGCGGCGAGGTCGCCGACGAAACGGCGCGGATGGGTGGCCGCGAGGGCGGCGAACGGACCGCCGTGTGCCGCGAGGTTGCGGGCGAGCAGCGTCCAGATGACCTGCACGTCGTGACCGGTCGGGACGAAGGCCGGCGGCGGCTCGGGCTGCGGGCCGGCGAAGATCAGCGTGCCCCGACGCATGCCGTAGCCGCAGTGCGCGCCGACCTCGCCCGCGACGGCGATCGTGCCGGCGACGAGCCTTGAGGCGAGGAAGTCGCCTGCGTCGCCGAACACCAGCGCCGTACCGCGCCGCATGCGGTCGCCGAAGCGCGCGCCGGCGTTGCCGCGCACAACGAGGAGCCCGCCGCGCATGCCGTCCATGTCGCCGGGCAGCGCGCTCGCGGCGTAGTCGCCCACGTCGCCCGCGATCTCCAGCCGCCCGCCCGCCATCTCGCACGCAGCGAGCATCCCGGCGCTGCCGGCCACGACGATCTCGCCCGCCGACATGCCGGCACCGAGGTAGTCGCCGACATCGCCCTCGATGCGGATGCACCCCCCGTCTAGCCCGCGGCCGACGCCGTCGCAGCGCGACAGGTCGCCTTCGAAGACCAATTCAGCGCTGTCGCTGGCCAGCGCTTCGACGGCGAAGAACTCGCCGAGCGGCACCTCATCGTTGCCGTGCCACAGCATCTTGCGCGCGACGTCGGAGGGCGTGGCGCCCGCCAATGCGACGGGCGTGAGTCCGGCGAGATCGAGCCGCAGCGCGGGTTGCGCGCGCAGCCGCAGACGGAATGCGGAGCTTGAATTTGCGCTCACTGGACTTCCCCCCCGAGCAACGCGTGCAGCCGGTACAGGTAGGGCCCGAGCTTGCCGCCGTAGTTGCCGGCCGAGATGCGCCGCACGCCGGCCGCCGCCCCCCGCGCGACGATCGTTTCGATGCCGACGCGCATCGCCGCCGCGACGTCGCCGTCGGTCAGGCCATCGATGACGATTTCCATCACGCAGCCGATCTCGCTGCCCGGCTCGGCCGCGAGTTCGGTCCGCTTTGCGAGCGGCGTCAGTGCCGGGCAGAACGCATCGTTGCTGGAGGCCGGCAGCGAAGCGTATTTGCTGCCGATCTTCGAACCCGAGCGCACGACGCCGCCGGGAAAAGGCAGGATCACGTTGGGCAGCGCCCGCATCGCCGCGACCGCGATTTCGGCCGCGCCGAGCGCCGCTTCGGTGTCGCGCGCGAGGATCAGCAGGTTGCCGCCACCGACCGCCTTCACGACCGGCGTCGTCTCCTCGGCGACGAACTCCCCGTCCATCACCGGCACGCGCCAGTAGCGTCGGCCGTCGATCATCTTCGAGATCTGCCAGCCGTCGCCGAAGAAGCGCAGGTTCTTGCCGAGCGCGACCGGCTCGCCGTCGTCGAGGCCCGCATAGACCGCCGTCGTCGGGCAGGTCAGCACGCACTGGCCGACGCGCCGCTCGATCTGCTTCGCGAGCTCCTTGCCGGACATCGAAAACAGCAGCACCGACACGCCCGGCCGGCCGTCCGGCGTCTCGTCCGAACCGAGCACGCGCTCGATCCCCGCTTCGCAGCCGCAGGCGATCACCGAGGTCGCGAAGCCGGTCAGCGCGACCGCCGCGTGGTTCGCCCAGGTCGCGTTGTGCGCGGTGATGACGAGGCGCGTCGCCTTCATCGGGAAGGCTTCGGCGAAGGTGTCGTCGATGGTGATGCCGTTGATTTGCACGACCGTCGCGGCGCTCATTTGTTGCCCCCCCGCCCGTGCATCGGACACTGCAGCAGGCGCCCGCCGTTCGCGCAGCTGCACAGCTCGTCGCGACCGATCGCGGCGTGCCGCCGGCTCGTCGCCAGGTGCTCGTCGGCGTACTTCGCGAGATCCCGCTCGATTGCCGGATCGAAGTCCGGCTCGAGGAAGTGCGTGCCGCCGACCGGCGTCGCGACGATGCGCCCCGCCCGCGCGACGAGCTCGCCGTCCTTGAACACGTACTCGGGCGTCGCGAACATCGCCTCGCGATCGGCGTCCTCGCGATACACGGCGATATCGGCCGCCGCACCTTCGCCGAGCTGGCCGCGATCGGCGAGCCCGAGCAGCCGCGCGGGTGCGGCGCGCGTCATGATCGCGATCTCGTAGAGGCTGAGTTCGCGGCGGATCTCACGCAGCGGCGCGGCTGCGGCGACCTCGGGGTGCAGCTTCGCGAGCTGCTCGTCACGGAAGGATTTGTCCATCAGCAGGCGGATCAGGTGCGGATAACTCGTGAAGGGGCCGCCGTTCGGGTGGTCGGTCGTCAGCACGACGCGCCACGGGTCGTCGACGAGCAGGAAGAGCTCCAGCCCGATCGCCCACTGCAGCGCATTGACGAAGCTCTGCTCGCGGTAGCGGAAGGGCACGATGCCGCAGCCGGCGTCGCACTCGATGTCGGCGCCGATCCACTTGCGCGGGCTGCCGAGATCGGCGTTCGCGTGCTGGCGCATCGTGTCGCCGGACGCCGTCACGGTCTGGCCGAAGATGATCTGGCCGACGTCGATGCTGACGTTGCGATTCGCATTCACCGCTTCGGCGAGCTCGCGCGCCGCCGACGAGAACTTGCGCGGACCTTCGGTGCCGTAGGCATGGAACTGCACGTGCGTCAGGTGCGCCGGCAGCCCCTCGAGTGCCGCGATCGTCGCGAGCGTCGAGCCGATGTTGCCGGGCACGCCGAGGTTGCTCGCGTGGATGTGCAGCGGATGCGGCACGCCGAGCTCGTGCAGCGCGCGCGCGAGCGTCTGCACGACGCGCCGCGGCGTGATGCGCCAGTGCGCGTGGTCCTCGTCGACGTCGAGCTTCCTCTGGTTGAACTTGAACGCCGAGATGCCGCCGGGATTGACCACCTTGACGCCCATCGCGCGCGTCGCGTGGATCGTCCAGCCGACGTAGTCGCGGATGCGCTCGAAGTCCTGGCCCTCGGCGAGCATGCGCAGCATCAGCTCGTCGTTGCCGAGCATCACGTAGGCGCCATGGTCGAGGATCGGCGTATCGCCCATCTCCATGTGCGCGTGACGCGCGTTCGATACCGCCATCGCCGGCTCGAACGCCGCCGTGTAGCCCATCTCCGCGTAGCGGTAGCCGGTTGCGAGCGTGCCCGGCGTGCAGCAGCCGGCGGACGCGAGCTCCAGCGGATTGTCCGGCGCGCGATTTGCGCGGTGGTCCTCGGGCAGCAGCATGCGCGCGAGATTCACCTTGCCGCCGCCGATGTGCGTATGCATGTCGATGCCGCCTGCCATCACGACCATGCCCGAGGCGTCGTACTCGCGATCGACCTTCTCCGCCGGATGCAGCGCGACGATGCGCCCGTCGCGCACGCCGACGTCGCGGATCTCGCCGTCGATGCCGTTGGCGGGGTCGATGATGCGGCCGCCCCTGAGACGCAGCGTGCTCATCGCGCACCTCCTTCGCTCGCGGCCAGACGGGATGCAATGTCCCCGGCAACGTCGGCCACGCCGGGCAGTGTGTCCTCGTAGATCGGCGCAAGCGGCAGCACGACGCCGCCGTCGGCGCGGAAGAGATGTCCGGCCGAGCCGATGCCCGGCGTCGACACCGGGATGAAGACGGTATTCGCCCGCGTCGCGGCTTCGAGTCCCGGGTGGCCGAGCACCACGAGCGGCAAGTCGGTGGCCGGCGGCGCGAGTTCGGGCGTGAACGCCGACACCCACAGCACCGCATCGACGGCCCGGTGCGCGAGGAGCTGCGCCGTCGCGTAGCGCTGCGGCTCATGCACGAGCCCGCGTTTGTGCACGCCGGTCCGCAGCGGCAGGCCCGAGAGCCAGGTCGTGACCTGGTTCGCCGTGTAGCCGCCATCGCCGCCGCCAAGGCAGAACGCCGCCGCACGCGTCGTGCGGTTCAAGGTATTCACGATGCGCTGGATCGTTTCGGCGACGAGCGCGCCATGTGCCGGGAGGCTCCCCGATTCCCACACGACGACCGTGTAGCGCGCGCCCAGCATGCGGGCGACGAGCGCGTCGAGCGCGGGATCGCTGGACGCCATGCGACGGCCGGCGAGCCGTGCGGCGAGGAGCGCGACGGTGTCGAAGACGTTGCCGGCGAGGCCGATCTCCTCCACCGTGACGCCTCCGAGCCCCGGCGCTGCGGTATCCGCATTCGCGCCGACGAACACGACGTGACGCTCGGGCGCATCCGCGGCTGGCGCCGTGCGGCGAAAGAACTCCGGATAGTGATCGCTCGCGTTCGTGCCGAGGCAGACGACGAGGTCGGCGCGGTTGCGGATCTCGGCGAGCGTCGTATAGAACACGCCGCGGTCCTGCAGCGCGCGCGTCGAATGCATCAGCGCGTCGCCGTTCGCGTGGTCGAGGATCGCACCGCAGCCGTTCGCCAGCCGGTACAGCGCGCGCATCCCCGCGACGTCGGTCGCGAGCCCCGCGAAGAGTGGCTGACGACTCGCGGCGAGGATCGCGGCGGCGGCAGCGACGGCGCTCCGGTGGTCGGCGGCGCGTCCGTCGATCCGCGCCGTCGCAGACGCAAGCACGGCGGCGAAGTGGGACAGAGCAGCCGTCGCACGCGGGCAGTCGCTATCGACCAGCGTTGGCCGCGGCGCGTCCGCCAGCGAAA contains:
- a CDS encoding formylmethanofuran dehydrogenase subunit A; translation: MSTLRLRGGRIIDPANGIDGEIRDVGVRDGRIVALHPAEKVDREYDASGMVVMAGGIDMHTHIGGGKVNLARMLLPEDHRANRAPDNPLELASAGCCTPGTLATGYRYAEMGYTAAFEPAMAVSNARHAHMEMGDTPILDHGAYVMLGNDELMLRMLAEGQDFERIRDYVGWTIHATRAMGVKVVNPGGISAFKFNQRKLDVDEDHAHWRITPRRVVQTLARALHELGVPHPLHIHASNLGVPGNIGSTLATIAALEGLPAHLTHVQFHAYGTEGPRKFSSAARELAEAVNANRNVSIDVGQIIFGQTVTASGDTMRQHANADLGSPRKWIGADIECDAGCGIVPFRYREQSFVNALQWAIGLELFLLVDDPWRVVLTTDHPNGGPFTSYPHLIRLLMDKSFRDEQLAKLHPEVAAAAPLREIRRELSLYEIAIMTRAAPARLLGLADRGQLGEGAAADIAVYREDADREAMFATPEYVFKDGELVARAGRIVATPVGGTHFLEPDFDPAIERDLAKYADEHLATSRRHAAIGRDELCSCANGGRLLQCPMHGRGGNK
- a CDS encoding formylmethanofuran dehydrogenase subunit C; protein product: MSANSSSAFRLRLRAQPALRLDLAGLTPVALAGATPSDVARKMLWHGNDEVPLGEFFAVEALASDSAELVFEGDLSRCDGVGRGLDGGCIRIEGDVGDYLGAGMSAGEIVVAGSAGMLAACEMAGGRLEIAGDVGDYAASALPGDMDGMRGGLLVVRGNAGARFGDRMRRGTALVFGDAGDFLASRLVAGTIAVAGEVGAHCGYGMRRGTLIFAGPQPEPPPAFVPTGHDVQVIWTLLARNLAAHGGPFAALAATHPRRFVGDLAADGKGEWLLPA
- the fae gene encoding formaldehyde-activating enzyme; the protein is MSDYTFHAGEATVLAAEGQYTDAMPEILIGRTDGPVGQAFANMMAQSKGHTAMFAIRACNQLVRPATMMVPKVTLKDSANIELFGGVVQSATADAIVDCLIEGVIPREEANRLCIISLVWIDPRCATHAELDKKDMYRTNYEATKLAIRRALANEPSVDELIANRHTIRHDMDDWS
- a CDS encoding HAD family phosphatase, coding for MRTAAARSAQSSPRVALFDLDLTLIPYDSGMAWLHFLVDRGALEAAVAERYLDGCRRYVRGELPVRLLHGIAMAPLARFSLAELDEWGKAFAATVAGTIPAAARALVASHRARGDLCALVTATNDFVAAPFARLLGIDDLLSSRAEVRDGRFTGEVEGELCHGAEKVARVEAWLAGLGVGWADLAHSTFYSDSASDLPLLARVDEAVAVRPDPRLRAEAAQRGWRIVEELGDAP
- a CDS encoding alanine racemase codes for the protein MRPEAVASAGRGLKDFLPALLQDWQLADGSGASVLEAFAQRHGTPLYLYSAPLIERRIAELRDELPAGLALLYALKANPHRDVVAHVAPLVDGCDVTSAAEIGIALGAGVAGHKLSVAGPGKSDEDLAAAVAADALVVIESLGEARRLAALAGGRRPRIALRINPPFGLAADARMGGGPRRFGVDSEAAPAVLAEIGRLPLAFEGFHVYAGSRCLDALAIAEAQRATLRLACELAPFAPAPVRLLNLGGGLGIPCFPGEAPLNLPALGDALRATAREAARVLPDARLALELGRYLVGEAGLYLTRVVERKESRGRVFLILDGGAHHHWHATGALEGRRHLHFPLVLIGATEDRATERVTVCGPLCAPHDTWAEDIELPAAGPGDLVAVFQSGAYGASASPQAFLGRPPSAELLTDWPARRAGTRPHPHQQLQETEHA
- the fhcD gene encoding formylmethanofuran--tetrahydromethanopterin N-formyltransferase, whose protein sequence is MSAATVVQINGITIDDTFAEAFPMKATRLVITAHNATWANHAAVALTGFATSVIACGCEAGIERVLGSDETPDGRPGVSVLLFSMSGKELAKQIERRVGQCVLTCPTTAVYAGLDDGEPVALGKNLRFFGDGWQISKMIDGRRYWRVPVMDGEFVAEETTPVVKAVGGGNLLILARDTEAALGAAEIAVAAMRALPNVILPFPGGVVRSGSKIGSKYASLPASSNDAFCPALTPLAKRTELAAEPGSEIGCVMEIVIDGLTDGDVAAAMRVGIETIVARGAAAGVRRISAGNYGGKLGPYLYRLHALLGGEVQ
- a CDS encoding formylmethanofuran dehydrogenase subunit B, producing the protein MTAKTASPTSDAPTGRPWTCPFCPLSCDGFSLADAPRPTLVDSDCPRATAALSHFAAVLASATARIDGRAADHRSAVAAAAAILAASRQPLFAGLATDVAGMRALYRLANGCGAILDHANGDALMHSTRALQDRGVFYTTLAEIRNRADLVVCLGTNASDHYPEFFRRTAPAADAPERHVVFVGANADTAAPGLGGVTVEEIGLAGNVFDTVALLAARLAGRRMASSDPALDALVARMLGARYTVVVWESGSLPAHGALVAETIQRIVNTLNRTTRAAAFCLGGGDGGYTANQVTTWLSGLPLRTGVHKRGLVHEPQRYATAQLLAHRAVDAVLWVSAFTPELAPPATDLPLVVLGHPGLEAATRANTVFIPVSTPGIGSAGHLFRADGGVVLPLAPIYEDTLPGVADVAGDIASRLAASEGGAR
- the folE gene encoding GTP cyclohydrolase I FolE; the encoded protein is MPTPSIEPAALPAQSPAKLPRQPKTAKAAKDLPRPTRKEAEAAVRTLLRWAGDDPAREGLRDTPRRVVRAYEEFFAGYDVDPKALLARTFEEVEGYDEMIVLRDVRFESYCEHHMVPIIGRAHVAYLPRHRVVGISKLARLVDAYAKRLQIQEKMTVQIADTLQEVLQPKGVAVVIEAAHQCMTTRGVHKPGVAMITSRMLGAFRENATTRREFFALVGGAAAQTPTYG